Proteins encoded within one genomic window of Triticum aestivum cultivar Chinese Spring chromosome 2D, IWGSC CS RefSeq v2.1, whole genome shotgun sequence:
- the LOC123054092 gene encoding expansin-A10: MAPPLLLLVLFLLPALAAGHQHPSSYGSSALSEWRNAKSSYFAADPGDAIGGACGFGDLGKHGYGMATVGLSTALFERGAACGGCYEVKCVEDLKYCLPGTSIVVTATNFCPPNYGFPADAGGVCNPPNHHFLLPIQAFEKIALWKAGVMPIQYRRVKCLREGGVRFSVSGKSFFFTVLISNVGGAGDVRSVKIKGTESGWLDMGRNWGQIWHINLDLTGQPVSFELTSSDGTTMTNFNVVPKDWEFGKTYTGKQFLL; encoded by the exons ATGGctcccccgctcctcctcctcgtcctcttcctcctcccggccctcgccgccggccaccagCACCCCTCCTCCTACGGCTCCTCCGCCCTCTCCGAATGGCGCAACGCCAAGTCCTCCTACttcgccgccgaccccggagaCGCCATCG GTGGCGCGTGCGGGTTCGGGGATCTGGGGAAGCACGGGTACGGGATGGCGACGGTGGGGCTGAGCACGGCGCTGTTCGAGCGCGGCGCCGCCTGCGGCGGCTGCTACGAGGTCAAGTGCGTGGAGGACCTCAAGTACTGCCTCCCCGGCACCTCCATCGTCGTCACGGCCACCAACTTCTGCCCGCCCAACTACGGCTTCCCCGCCGACGCCGGCGGCGTCTGCAACCCGCCCAACCACCATTTCCTCCTCCCCATCCAGGCGTTCGAGAAGATTGCGCTCTGGAAGGCCGGCGTCATGCCCATCCAGTACCGCCG CGTCAAGTGCCTTCGTGAAGGCGGCGTGCGGTTCTCGGTCTCCGGGAAGAGCTTCTTCTTCACAGTCCTAATCAGCAATGTCGGCGGCGCTGGCGATGTCAGATCAGTGAAGATCAAAGGAACAGAGTCTGGCTGGCTCGACATGGGCCGCAACTGGGGCCAGATATGGCACATCAACTTAGATCTCACAGGGCAGCCGGTGTCCTTTGAGCTCACCTCGAGTGACGGCACGACAATGACCAATTTCAACGTTGTGCCCAAGGATTGGGAGTTTGGCAAAACATACACCGGCAAGCAATTCCTGCTCTAG